A stretch of Castanea sativa cultivar Marrone di Chiusa Pesio chromosome 2, ASM4071231v1 DNA encodes these proteins:
- the LOC142625719 gene encoding uncharacterized protein LOC142625719, translating into MNWEVMAGQLGWGMMEDEGWRKGPWTSEEDRLLIEYVRLHGEGRWNSVARLAGLKRNGKSCRLRWVNYLRPDLKRGQITPHEESIILELHARWGNRWSTIARSLPGRTDNEIKNYWRTHFKKKAKVTSDASEKAKNRILRRQQFHHHQQQQQQQQHQQLQQQQQQQQQHQQQQQQQQQQQLQLNQVDLKRIMALLDENDNRATCVPQMRQEMTTMYPNTNEEQGYFYSLLNSSVSVPEAANEDIIWDGLWNLDDVHGNFNAASVTSRATLHNLVAPFC; encoded by the exons ATGAACTGGGAGGTCATGGCAGGCCAATTGGGATGGGGTATGATGGAAGATGAGGGCTGGAGGAAGGGACCTTGGACCTCTGAGGAAGATAGATTGCTTATTGAGTATGTCAGGTTGCATGGTGAAGGAAGATGGAACTCTGTGGCTAGGCTTGCAG GGTTGAAAAGGAATGGGAAGAGCTGTAGATTGAGGTGGGTGAATTATTTAAGGCCAGACCTCAAAAGGGGGCAGATAACGCCTCATGAAGAGAGCATAATTCTAGAGCTACATGCTAGATGGGGGAACAG GTGGTCAACAATTGCGCGAAGCTTGCCAGGAAGAACTGACAATGAGATCAAGAACTACTGGAGGACTCACTTCAAGAAAAAGGCTAAAGTCACTTCTGATGCCTCTGAAAAGGCGAAAAATCGCATTCTAAGGAGGCAACAATTTCATCATCatcagcagcaacaacaacaacagcagcacCAACAActacagcagcagcagcagcagcagcagcagcatcaacaacaacaacagcaacagcaacagcaacaactACAACTTAATCAAGTAGACTTGAAAAGGATCATGGCCTTGCTTGATGAAAATGACAATCGGGCCACATGTGTACCTCAAATGAGGCAAGAAATGACCACCATGTATCCCAACACCAATGAGGAGCAAGGATACTTTTATTCCTTGCTTAACAGCAGTGTGTCTGTGCCTGAGGCCGCAAACGAGGACATAATATGGGATGGATTATGGAACTTGGATGATGTGCATGGCAATTTCAATGCAGCCAGTGTGACAAGCAGAGCTACTCTGCACAATCTAGTGGCtcctttttgttaa
- the LOC142623674 gene encoding putative folate-biopterin transporter 9, chloroplastic, whose protein sequence is MNSPLISSQNPFTTVKVRKFYEPPPPKSFLSNSKSIFCFHHQVPKNTIDIFTKPSTRLRNPITVSPSQVYFKKSKKQSGYEESRGFFQVGRQHMLLLCGFGYWVQGFRCFPWLALNVHMAHNLNLSPSTLQLVQNAGNFPMVAKPLYGLLSDAFYIGGAHRIPYVSIGVLLQVLSWGPLALIPFSGESLPTLVACVLLSNFGASITEVAKDALVAEYGQRHKINGLQSYVFMALAAGGILGNLIGGYFLLKAPPRTMFLVFAFLLSIQLAISMTTREESLGLPQPSNHFLGKKSIPESIRKKFSDLVSAISEESISCPLTWIVASIAIVPILSGSMFCYQTQCLNLDPSIIGLSRVISQLVLLSTTVLYDRYWKKVSMRKLIGGVQILYASSLLLDLVLVKQINLKFGIPNEIFALCFSGLAETLAQFKLLPFSVLLASLCPRGCEGSLTSFLGSALCLSSIISGFFGVGLASLFRITSGDYSRLPVGILVQFLAALVPLVWIHHVPLTQAVAEKERKKGTSKRTRRNRRVGRVTFSSVYAYRRGRESETEVKKLDI, encoded by the exons ATGAATTCCCCATTAATTTCTTCTCAAAACCCATTTACAACAGTCAAAGTTCGAAAATTCTATGAGCCCCCACCACCAAAGTCTTTTCTCTCAAACTCCAAgtccatcttttgtttccaccATCAAGTCCCCAAAAACACCATTGACATATTCACTAAACCCAGTACCCGTTTGAGAAACCCAATCACAGTGAGCCCAAGTCAAGTGTATTTCAAGAAAAGCAAGAAACAGAGTGGATATGAGGAGAGTAGAGGCTTTTTCCAAGTGGGTAGACAACATATGTTGCTTTTATGCGGGTTTGGGTATTGGGTACAGGGTTTTAGGTGTTTCCCATGGCTGGCTCTCAACGTTCACATGGCACACAATCTTAACTTGAGCCCTTCAACATTGCAGCTGGTTCAGAATGCTGGTAACTTCCCCATGGTGGCTAAGCCACTTTATGGACTATTGTCTGATGCTTTCTATATTGGTGGTGCTCATAGAATACCTTATGTTTCCATTGGAG TTCTTTTGCAGGTTCTGTCTTGGGGGCCACTGGCACTAATCCCATTTTCCGGGGAGTCTCTTCCAACCCTTGTGGCTTGTGTTCTTCTCAGTAATTTTGGAGCATCCATTACAGAAGTTGCAAAAGATGCTCTTGTTGCAGAGTATGGCcaaagacacaaaataaatgGCCTTCAGTCATATGTATTCATGGCTTTAGCTGCTGGTGGAATCCTTGGCAATTTAATAGGAGGATATTTCTTACTGAAAGCACCACCTAGAACAATGtttcttgtgtttgcatttctcctTTCAATTCAGCTTGCAATATCAATGACAACAAGAGAGGAATCTCTCGGTTTACCACAACCATCAAATCATTTTCTTGGAAAGAAATCAATCCCTGAAAGTATTAGAAAGAAGTTCTCTGATCTTGTATCAGCTATTAGTGAGGAGAGCATCTCCTGCCCCCTTACTTGGATTGTAGCTTCTATTGCCATTGTCCCGATTCTTTCGGGCTCTATGTTTTGCTATCAGACACAGTGTCTAAATCTTGATCCTTCCATCATTGGGTTGTCTCGGGTGATTAGTCAGTTGGTGCTTCTATCAACGACTGTACTTTATGATAGATATTGGAAAAAGGTTTCCATGAGGAAACTGATTGGTGGGGTGCAGATTCTGTATGCTTCTTCCCTTCTTCTTGACCTTGTTCTAGTAAAACAGATCAATCTTAAATTTGGAATTCCCAATGAGATATTTGCTCTATGCTTTTCGGGTTTAGCAGAAACTCTTGCACAATTCAAGCTCCTCCCCTTTTCAGTGCTATTAGCAAGTTTATGTCCTCGTGGTTGTGAAGGATCTCTCACTTCTTTCTTAGGATCAGCCTTGTGTTTATCATCAATAATAAGTGGATTTTTTGGTGTTGGATTAGCTTCACTTTTCAGAATTACATCTGGTGATTATTCAAGGCTGCCTGTGGGAATTCTGGTACAGTTCCTTGCAGCTTTAGTTCCTTTAGTATGGATTCATCACGTACCCCTGACACAAGCGGTTGCTgagaaggaaaggaaaaaaggcACGAGTAAGAGAACTCGAAGAAATAGAAGGGTTGGAAGAGTGACTTTTAGTTCAGTTTATGCTTACCGGCGTGGGAGAGAATCTGAGACAGAGGTCAAGAAGCTAGATATATAG